The Streptomyces luteogriseus genome includes a window with the following:
- a CDS encoding glycosyltransferase produces MRVVIMTAGSRGDVAPYTGLGAGLARSGHEVTLATHALFEPLTAGSGVRFHPTPVDPHAVSHSDRGRDLHASTTGLGKLLRAASMARSAAEEMTDALVQAARGADIVLAAGAVAPLGRAIAEGLSLPSLGLFLQPQHPTREFGAPMLGGRSLGAVGNHLGGRAVISAVDRVFTQAVHRLRTRHGMTLRGPSASRRAHERANWPVLHGFSEQVVSRPKDWRPGLEIAGYWWPHDTRTLPGELEEFLAAGPPPVFVGLGSATVPDPGHVSAEIVRALRTAGLRGVIQQGWAGLATRDDDDDVITVGDVPHALLFPRTAAVVHHAGAGTTAAVLRAGIPTIPVPVQFDGFFWAARLVALGTAPEAVPLRRLTAGTLAPALRRATGDPHHRSRAREVARDLAGEDGVAPVLAALDRLTP; encoded by the coding sequence ATGCGCGTGGTGATCATGACGGCGGGTTCGCGCGGCGACGTCGCGCCGTACACCGGGCTGGGCGCCGGGCTGGCACGCAGCGGGCACGAGGTCACGCTGGCGACCCACGCCCTGTTCGAACCCCTGACCGCAGGCTCGGGGGTGCGTTTCCATCCGACCCCGGTCGACCCGCACGCCGTGTCGCACTCCGACCGGGGCCGTGACCTGCACGCCAGCACCACGGGCCTGGGCAAACTGCTGCGCGCGGCGTCGATGGCCCGCTCCGCGGCCGAGGAGATGACCGATGCCCTGGTACAGGCGGCCCGCGGCGCGGACATCGTCCTAGCCGCCGGAGCCGTGGCGCCACTGGGCCGCGCCATCGCGGAGGGGCTGAGCCTGCCCAGCCTGGGCCTTTTCCTCCAACCCCAGCATCCGACACGCGAGTTCGGCGCGCCCATGCTCGGCGGACGCTCGCTCGGTGCGGTGGGCAACCACCTGGGCGGACGGGCCGTCATCTCCGCCGTCGACCGGGTCTTCACGCAGGCCGTGCACCGACTGCGCACCCGGCACGGCATGACGCTGCGCGGCCCCTCCGCCAGCCGCCGGGCCCATGAGCGAGCGAACTGGCCCGTGCTGCACGGATTCAGCGAACAGGTGGTGTCCCGCCCCAAGGACTGGCGCCCCGGACTGGAGATCGCCGGGTACTGGTGGCCGCACGACACCCGGACACTGCCCGGCGAACTGGAGGAGTTCCTGGCCGCCGGGCCACCGCCGGTGTTCGTCGGACTGGGCAGTGCGACGGTGCCGGACCCCGGACACGTCAGCGCCGAGATCGTGCGTGCGCTGCGGACGGCGGGACTGCGCGGCGTCATCCAGCAGGGCTGGGCGGGCCTCGCCACCCGCGACGACGACGATGACGTGATCACCGTGGGCGACGTGCCGCACGCGTTGCTGTTCCCCCGCACGGCCGCCGTGGTCCACCACGCCGGAGCCGGTACCACCGCCGCCGTCCTGCGCGCGGGGATCCCCACGATTCCGGTGCCGGTGCAGTTCGACGGCTTCTTCTGGGCGGCGCGCCTGGTCGCCCTGGGGACGGCCCCGGAGGCCGTCCCCCTGCGGCGCCTCACCGCCGGCACCCTGGCCCCCGCCCTGCGCCGCGCCACGGGCGACCCTCACCACCGCAGCCGCGCCCGGGAGGTGGCTCGCGACCTGGCCGGGGAGGACGGTGTGGCCCCGGTCCTGGCCGCGCTGGACCGTCTCACTCCATGA
- a CDS encoding trypsin-like serine peptidase, whose product MGQPRSARSTGGTTRVRRSVLGALAGVAALLATGVTAAPASAAPDPGVMTPSAQERALAFWTPQRMREATPLDLLTVDRSDVRTPAPRKGKASVVAPSAPTSATGPLAFPHGGGPWSGGGAVTKTAGRVFFSYQGRTASCSGNAVTSANKSTVITAGHCVKLEGAWHTNWVFVPGYHDGQRPYGTWTAAKTLSTPQWTASEDINYDIGAAVVAPLDGQKLTDVVGGQGLAFNTGYNKAMYSFGFPAAAPYDGEKFIYCSGTTTRDFLLSKDHGLTCNMTGGSSGGPWFTQFSEATGTGLQSSVNSFKYNFLPNAMYGPYFGADAQNLYQSAQSS is encoded by the coding sequence ATGGGCCAACCCCGCAGCGCTCGCTCCACCGGCGGCACCACCCGCGTCCGCCGGTCCGTCCTCGGCGCGCTCGCCGGCGTGGCCGCGCTCCTGGCCACCGGCGTCACCGCCGCACCCGCGAGTGCAGCACCGGACCCCGGCGTGATGACCCCCTCGGCACAGGAACGCGCCCTGGCCTTCTGGACCCCGCAACGGATGCGCGAGGCCACCCCGCTCGACCTCCTGACCGTCGACCGCTCCGACGTACGCACACCGGCGCCCCGCAAGGGCAAGGCGTCGGTCGTGGCCCCCAGCGCGCCGACCTCCGCCACGGGCCCCCTGGCCTTTCCGCACGGCGGCGGGCCCTGGTCCGGCGGGGGAGCGGTCACCAAGACCGCGGGGCGGGTCTTCTTCAGCTACCAGGGCCGCACCGCGTCCTGCTCCGGCAACGCCGTCACCAGCGCCAACAAGAGCACCGTGATCACCGCGGGCCACTGCGTGAAGCTGGAGGGCGCCTGGCACACCAACTGGGTCTTCGTGCCCGGCTACCACGACGGGCAGCGCCCGTACGGCACCTGGACCGCGGCCAAGACCCTGTCCACGCCGCAGTGGACGGCCAGTGAGGACATCAACTACGACATCGGCGCGGCCGTCGTCGCCCCGCTGGACGGGCAGAAGCTGACCGACGTCGTCGGAGGCCAGGGCCTGGCCTTCAACACCGGCTACAACAAGGCGATGTACTCCTTCGGCTTCCCGGCCGCCGCCCCCTACGACGGCGAGAAGTTCATCTACTGCAGCGGCACCACCACCCGCGACTTCCTGCTGTCCAAGGACCACGGTCTGACCTGCAACATGACCGGCGGCTCCAGCGGAGGCCCCTGGTTCACCCAGTTCAGCGAGGCCACGGGGACCGGCTTGCAGTCCTCGGTGAACAGCTTCAAGTACAACTTCCTGCCGAACGCCATGTACGGCCCGTACTTCGGCGCGGACGCGCAGAACCTGTACCAGTCCGCCCAGTCGTCCTGA
- a CDS encoding SRPBCC family protein — MSTIKETVEVAVPVHTAYNQWTQFEEFPNFMEGVEEVRQLDDRHNHWTTKIAGVRREFDTEIVDQLADERVTWRTTSGDTHQRGSVRFERLDDTHTRVELVLDVEPSGVVEKAGEMMGTIDRRVKGDMKRFKQYIEERGIESGAWRGRVQPGDGPSGAGPIL; from the coding sequence ATGAGCACCATCAAGGAAACCGTGGAAGTCGCCGTTCCCGTCCACACCGCCTACAACCAGTGGACGCAGTTCGAGGAGTTCCCGAACTTCATGGAGGGCGTCGAGGAGGTCAGGCAACTGGACGACCGCCACAACCACTGGACCACCAAGATCGCCGGGGTACGGCGCGAGTTCGACACCGAGATCGTCGACCAGCTGGCCGACGAGCGGGTCACGTGGCGCACGACCAGCGGAGACACCCACCAGCGGGGTTCCGTCCGCTTCGAGCGCCTGGACGACACCCACACCAGGGTGGAGCTCGTGCTGGATGTCGAGCCCAGCGGAGTCGTGGAGAAGGCCGGCGAGATGATGGGCACGATCGACCGCCGGGTCAAGGGCGACATGAAGCGCTTCAAGCAGTACATCGAGGAGCGCGGGATCGAGTCCGGCGCATGGCGCGGCCGCGTCCAGCCGGGCGACGGCCCCAGCGGCGCCGGCCCCATCCTCTGA
- a CDS encoding flavin reductase family protein gives MTPRTHLVIRPSILYFGTPVVLLTSENADGSCNLAPISSAWALGQHLVLGLGSESHTVRNLAERPELVINVASPELWEHVERLAPLTGADPVPEAKRPVYRHERDKFAAAGLTPAAADLVRPPRVAECALQLEARARALTPGGAGLFVTVECEVLRVHAAERIVVPGTQHIDPVGWSPLIYNFRHYHALAPGLGHGFRSETATTTV, from the coding sequence ATGACACCCCGTACCCACCTCGTGATCCGGCCGAGCATCCTCTACTTCGGCACGCCCGTGGTCCTGCTGACCAGCGAGAACGCCGACGGCAGCTGCAACCTCGCCCCGATCTCCTCCGCGTGGGCCCTGGGGCAGCACCTCGTCCTGGGGCTCGGCAGCGAGAGCCACACCGTGCGCAACCTGGCGGAACGCCCGGAACTCGTGATCAACGTCGCCTCGCCCGAGCTGTGGGAACACGTGGAACGCCTCGCTCCGCTGACGGGGGCGGACCCCGTGCCGGAGGCCAAGCGGCCGGTCTACCGGCACGAGCGGGACAAGTTCGCCGCGGCCGGGCTCACTCCGGCCGCCGCCGACCTGGTGAGGCCTCCGCGGGTCGCCGAGTGCGCTCTGCAGCTGGAGGCCCGGGCCCGCGCGCTGACCCCGGGCGGCGCGGGCCTCTTCGTCACCGTCGAGTGCGAGGTCCTGCGCGTCCACGCCGCCGAGCGCATCGTCGTGCCCGGCACTCAGCACATCGACCCCGTCGGCTGGAGCCCGCTCATCTACAACTTCCGCCACTACCACGCACTGGCCCCCGGGCTCGGCCACGGCTTCCGCTCCGAGACGGCGACGACCACCGTCTGA
- a CDS encoding zinc-ribbon domain-containing protein — MIIFGTKGYLYQLAILTLVCGQCGNPAAHTLRKRVTKFTLFFVPLFPISTKYLTQCTFCGAEQKVTKEQADHLQTQSTNGPSGQAAGQPQQHDRF, encoded by the coding sequence GTGATCATCTTCGGCACCAAGGGATACCTGTACCAGCTGGCGATACTGACGCTGGTGTGCGGTCAGTGCGGAAACCCCGCCGCGCACACGCTCAGGAAGCGCGTCACGAAGTTCACCCTGTTCTTCGTCCCGCTGTTCCCGATCTCGACGAAGTACCTGACGCAGTGCACCTTCTGCGGCGCGGAACAGAAGGTGACCAAGGAGCAGGCCGATCACCTGCAGACCCAGAGCACGAACGGCCCGAGCGGTCAGGCGGCCGGGCAGCCGCAGCAGCACGACCGGTTCTGA
- a CDS encoding DUF5949 family protein, protein MTSISPETQSVPTDDLGSLVVQSWRGTTPDGNDVPYLLACSLGDGANGPEGTAKAVEQLLLSAGLPLGEGLVDAAQRPSLPVSLLVVPGSAVLTVQHLKSQFVPPETWLETVGELGFAYLIFATRPWPEGAEPGDAEALAAFTSDEAAMASAAHVVLPARSLRG, encoded by the coding sequence GTGACCTCGATCTCACCCGAAACGCAGTCCGTGCCCACCGACGACCTGGGTTCCCTCGTCGTCCAGTCCTGGCGGGGCACGACCCCCGACGGGAACGACGTCCCCTATCTGCTGGCCTGCTCCCTCGGAGACGGTGCGAACGGTCCGGAGGGCACTGCGAAGGCCGTCGAGCAGTTGCTGCTGAGCGCCGGTCTCCCCTTGGGCGAGGGGCTCGTCGACGCGGCCCAGCGGCCCAGCCTGCCGGTGAGCCTGCTCGTCGTGCCCGGGTCGGCCGTCCTCACCGTGCAGCACCTGAAGTCCCAGTTCGTCCCGCCGGAGACCTGGCTGGAGACGGTGGGCGAGCTCGGCTTCGCCTACCTCATCTTCGCCACGCGTCCGTGGCCGGAGGGCGCCGAGCCCGGTGACGCCGAGGCGCTCGCCGCCTTCACCTCGGACGAGGCCGCGATGGCCTCGGCGGCGCACGTCGTCCTGCCCGCCCGCAGCCTGCGCGGCTGA